One Sediminicola sp. YIK13 DNA segment encodes these proteins:
- a CDS encoding helix-turn-helix domain-containing protein: MEEDYIKLIFGLKLKQIRTDKNLSLFGLSKLTGLSKSYLNEIENGKKYPKPDKIALLSDKLDVPYDQMVSLKLDKNLAPIGDLLRSKILKEIPLDLFGIKESNLIDIVANAPAKVNAFISTIIKIAQHYNFTKESFYLASVRSFQEANNNYFDELEQSVLKFGKTYHIDLNQEISSRELEEILVEEYGYIIERNELSKYEALGTLRSVFVPKTKTLLLTSEIDEAQRTFIYAKELAYNYLEFKERLYTFPWIKFDTFDQVLNNFYASYFAGALIIPNAKITDQLNEIFEKDTFDTKLFLNAIATFNASPESFYQRLTNILPKEFNIQNLFFLRFTYKAGSEKFHLKKELHLSHQHSPRANETNEHYCRRWVSLKVLKDVSENKKDHEFDIQISDYQNDGMKYLVFSSATKDPFKENYYRSLSVGLLINKQLQRKIAFLADPTIKSKDVGVTCERCAIQGCAERQAPPVLLDKNAKNKKIELIVDELNIKFGN, translated from the coding sequence ATGGAAGAAGATTATATCAAACTTATATTTGGGTTGAAGCTAAAGCAGATAAGGACTGATAAGAATTTGTCTTTATTTGGATTGTCTAAGCTTACTGGTTTGTCAAAGTCGTATTTAAACGAAATTGAAAATGGAAAAAAATATCCTAAGCCAGATAAAATTGCCTTACTTTCTGATAAATTGGACGTTCCATACGACCAAATGGTATCTTTAAAATTGGATAAGAATTTGGCGCCGATAGGCGATTTGTTACGTTCAAAAATATTAAAGGAAATCCCCCTGGACCTCTTTGGTATAAAAGAAAGTAACTTAATAGATATAGTTGCCAATGCACCTGCCAAGGTGAATGCCTTCATTAGTACCATTATTAAAATTGCCCAACATTATAATTTCACCAAAGAGAGTTTTTACCTTGCTTCGGTGCGCTCTTTCCAAGAAGCCAACAATAATTATTTTGACGAGTTGGAACAAAGTGTTCTTAAATTTGGTAAGACGTATCACATAGATTTAAATCAGGAGATTTCTTCCAGGGAATTGGAGGAAATCTTGGTAGAAGAATATGGATATATTATTGAGAGAAATGAATTGAGTAAATACGAAGCTTTAGGAACCTTGAGATCTGTATTTGTCCCAAAAACAAAAACGTTGTTGCTCACAAGTGAGATTGACGAGGCGCAACGCACCTTTATTTATGCCAAAGAGCTTGCTTATAATTACTTGGAGTTCAAAGAGCGTCTTTATACATTTCCTTGGATTAAGTTTGACACCTTTGATCAAGTTCTAAATAATTTTTATGCCTCATATTTTGCCGGGGCTTTGATCATACCCAATGCTAAAATAACAGATCAGTTAAACGAAATTTTTGAGAAGGATACTTTTGATACCAAATTATTTCTCAATGCCATTGCAACCTTTAATGCATCACCAGAATCTTTTTATCAGCGTTTAACTAATATTTTACCTAAAGAATTCAACATTCAGAATTTATTTTTTTTGAGGTTCACATATAAAGCAGGTAGTGAGAAATTTCACCTTAAAAAAGAATTGCACTTGTCGCATCAACATTCCCCACGTGCAAACGAAACCAATGAACATTATTGTAGGCGCTGGGTATCCTTAAAAGTGCTGAAAGATGTAAGTGAAAATAAAAAAGACCATGAATTTGATATTCAGATTTCGGATTACCAAAATGATGGTATGAAATATTTGGTATTTTCATCTGCAACAAAAGATCCATTTAAAGAAAACTATTATAGAAGTTTAAGCGTGGGATTACTCATCAATAAACAGCTACAACGCAAAATTGCTTTTCTGGCAGATCCCACTATTAAAAGCAAAGATGTTGGCGTAACCTGTGAGCGTTGCGCTATACAGGGCTGTGCAGAAAGACAAGCACCTCCCGTTCTTTTGGACAAGAATGCTAAAAACAAAAAAATAGAATTGATAGTAGATGAATTGAATATTAAGTTTGGCAATTGA
- a CDS encoding zinc-binding alcohol dehydrogenase family protein, which yields MKAAVTIQPGGPNAIEIREVTKPKMKPGWALISVKAFGLNRSEIFTRRGESPGVTFPRIQGIECVGIIEEDPSNTYAKGQQVAAIMGGMGRFFDGGYAECALVPLEIILPFTSRLPWETLGAIPEMFQTVSGSLDQALEIESGESLLIRGGTSSIGMLACQLAKSKGLTVISTTRNLKKKEALLANGADYVVIDNGSVSDQVRELFPLGVNKVLELIGTKTLKDSLKCIAPKGMVCMTGILGNEWTMKEFTPMGDIPSLGRLTVYMGESNNLSLERFQEFIDHVENGTIVLNIDKVYQLDDVAAAHQYMEDNNAIGKIVVTV from the coding sequence ATGAAAGCAGCGGTAACAATTCAACCAGGTGGTCCAAATGCAATTGAAATTAGGGAAGTCACGAAGCCCAAAATGAAACCGGGTTGGGCACTCATTTCCGTAAAAGCATTTGGATTGAACCGTTCAGAAATATTTACGCGGAGAGGGGAATCTCCCGGGGTGACCTTTCCCAGGATACAGGGTATAGAATGTGTAGGTATCATTGAAGAGGACCCTTCCAATACCTACGCTAAAGGTCAGCAGGTAGCTGCAATTATGGGAGGTATGGGGCGCTTCTTTGATGGTGGATATGCAGAATGCGCCTTGGTTCCTCTGGAGATTATCTTACCTTTTACCAGCCGTTTACCTTGGGAAACCTTGGGAGCAATTCCTGAAATGTTCCAAACCGTATCCGGATCTCTCGACCAGGCCCTGGAGATTGAAAGTGGTGAATCACTTTTAATCCGTGGAGGCACTTCCTCCATAGGCATGTTGGCTTGTCAGTTGGCCAAATCAAAAGGACTAACCGTAATATCAACAACAAGGAACCTCAAAAAAAAGGAGGCACTATTGGCAAATGGGGCGGATTATGTGGTTATTGACAATGGCTCTGTGTCCGATCAGGTAAGAGAACTATTTCCCTTGGGTGTGAACAAAGTTTTGGAATTGATAGGCACCAAAACCCTTAAGGATTCACTGAAATGCATTGCTCCTAAAGGCATGGTCTGCATGACGGGCATCCTAGGTAACGAATGGACAATGAAAGAATTTACCCCAATGGGCGACATCCCTTCCTTAGGCCGACTCACAGTGTATATGGGAGAATCAAACAACCTTTCCTTGGAAAGGTTCCAAGAATTTATTGATCATGTAGAAAATGGAACTATCGTATTGAATATTGACAAAGTTTATCAACTTGATGATGTTGCTGCGGCCCATCAATACATGGAAGACAACAACGCCATAGGAAAAATAGTAGTGACAGTCTAA
- a CDS encoding dihydrofolate reductase family protein, whose product MKRKNSVYIATSLDGYIADKNGGISWLDSIKIPDDEDMGYVKFTEGIDALVMGRTTFETVLGFDVDWPYQKPVFVLSTTLNEIPDSHKGKAHLAKGTLSEVLGQIHKKGYLRLYIDGGKTIQNFFKEDLIDEMIITAFPIVLGGGSPLFSETPKELAFELVESKVYFNQLVQHHYIRNRNTRTTK is encoded by the coding sequence ATGAAAAGGAAGAACAGCGTATATATAGCAACAAGTTTAGACGGTTATATAGCTGATAAAAACGGGGGAATTTCATGGCTCGATTCCATAAAGATTCCCGATGATGAAGATATGGGTTATGTGAAGTTTACCGAGGGTATTGACGCCCTTGTAATGGGTCGCACCACCTTTGAAACTGTACTGGGTTTTGATGTGGATTGGCCTTATCAAAAGCCCGTCTTTGTGTTGAGTACCACTTTAAATGAAATCCCTGACAGTCATAAAGGAAAGGCGCACCTGGCAAAAGGTACCCTGTCTGAAGTTTTAGGGCAAATACATAAAAAAGGATATTTAAGACTATACATTGATGGTGGAAAGACTATTCAGAATTTTTTTAAGGAAGACCTCATTGACGAGATGATCATTACCGCATTCCCAATTGTATTGGGAGGAGGTTCTCCACTGTTTTCAGAAACCCCTAAGGAGTTGGCATTTGAATTGGTTGAATCTAAAGTCTATTTCAACCAGCTGGTACAGCACCATTATATTCGAAATAGAAACACAAGAACCACCAAGTAA
- a CDS encoding M14 family metallopeptidase encodes MKNLKNKVPLFILIIFCFLGCKSTTQWKGQEPIKKVSTLTVPIQRQYKGVFDLGDGIFISNDYSGARMNGVARTNDTLLSVLITPENLPINPSPWYGFKIWSETEKDQYVKLTYNEDAFHRYFPKLSKNGSTWEALDSLRYTSVKKIFNERELAESITMKLSLSKDTLWISAQELITSPEVDSWTNKLMTNAYVTKSTIGESNEGRPINLLKIGESNDQRMIMVISRQHPPEVTGFLAMQAFIETISADTDLAKRFRATYNTYVVPLVNPDGADNGHWRHNYGGVDLNRDWESFNQPETRAIRDFMRQKTTQTGGKFYFGVDFHSTWEDIFYTISPELKGNMPGLVPKVISGLENEFPGYKPNIRPSPGTGTKINSTAFFFFEFGAESFTYEVGDNTPREFVRKKGEVTAIKLMEQLLK; translated from the coding sequence TTGAAGAACTTAAAAAATAAAGTCCCCCTTTTTATTCTCATCATCTTTTGTTTCCTGGGATGTAAGTCAACTACCCAATGGAAAGGACAGGAACCGATCAAGAAAGTCAGCACACTAACTGTTCCCATTCAGCGGCAATACAAAGGAGTATTTGACCTTGGTGATGGCATATTTATATCCAATGATTATAGTGGCGCCAGAATGAACGGAGTAGCCCGTACCAATGACACCCTCCTTTCTGTTTTGATAACGCCCGAGAATTTGCCCATCAATCCAAGCCCCTGGTATGGATTTAAAATTTGGTCAGAAACGGAAAAGGACCAATATGTAAAACTCACCTATAATGAAGATGCTTTCCATAGGTACTTTCCAAAGCTCAGTAAAAATGGTTCCACTTGGGAAGCCCTGGATTCCTTAAGGTATACCTCGGTGAAGAAAATCTTTAATGAAAGGGAATTGGCAGAAAGTATCACCATGAAGCTGTCCTTAAGCAAAGACACCCTATGGATCTCAGCTCAGGAATTGATCACTTCCCCAGAAGTGGATAGCTGGACCAACAAATTAATGACCAATGCCTATGTTACAAAATCAACCATTGGGGAAAGTAACGAAGGGAGACCCATCAATTTGCTTAAAATAGGAGAAAGCAACGATCAGAGAATGATTATGGTAATTTCCAGACAGCACCCGCCGGAAGTCACCGGATTTCTGGCCATGCAAGCGTTTATAGAAACCATTAGTGCAGATACCGACCTCGCAAAACGTTTTAGGGCAACCTACAATACCTATGTGGTTCCCCTTGTTAATCCGGATGGTGCGGATAACGGCCATTGGCGCCATAATTATGGGGGCGTTGATTTAAACAGAGATTGGGAAAGCTTCAATCAACCTGAGACCAGGGCCATAAGGGATTTTATGCGTCAAAAAACAACACAAACAGGGGGCAAATTTTATTTTGGGGTTGATTTTCATTCCACTTGGGAAGATATTTTCTATACTATTTCCCCTGAACTAAAAGGGAATATGCCCGGATTGGTACCAAAGGTAATCAGTGGTTTAGAAAATGAATTTCCTGGTTACAAACCCAATATTAGACCTAGTCCGGGAACCGGTACTAAAATTAATTCGACAGCTTTCTTCTTTTTCGAATTTGGAGCCGAGTCTTTTACCTATGAGGTTGGTGATAACACTCCTAGGGAATTTGTACGCAAAAAAGGAGAGGTAACCGCCATAAAATTGATGGAACAACTATTGAAATAA